A section of the Arabiibacter massiliensis genome encodes:
- the atpH gene encoding ATP synthase F1 subunit delta — MPTNRHVLKEKVAMYASVLLDGAYEAGGQDAVLEVRDQAERVMRIARSNMELSSSLEDSSYTPEQRNELARNVFAHCLPVLVDVLAVMAERGDFALLSRVWASYGEQLERKLNVTVVDVTTVVELDDHLREVIVKKTQADLGTNVVLREHIDTSLIGGILMSANGKRIDASVLSQLENARNVLKLSTDGGEC; from the coding sequence ATGCCAACTAACCGCCATGTTCTCAAGGAGAAGGTCGCGATGTATGCGTCGGTCCTGCTGGACGGCGCATACGAGGCAGGCGGTCAGGACGCCGTGCTCGAAGTGCGCGACCAAGCCGAGCGCGTCATGCGCATAGCGCGTTCGAACATGGAACTCTCCAGCTCCCTGGAGGACAGCTCCTATACGCCCGAGCAGAGGAACGAGCTGGCGCGCAACGTGTTCGCGCACTGCCTTCCGGTCCTCGTCGACGTTCTGGCCGTCATGGCCGAGCGCGGGGACTTCGCGTTGCTGTCGCGCGTATGGGCCAGCTACGGGGAGCAGCTCGAACGCAAGCTGAACGTCACCGTCGTCGACGTCACGACCGTCGTCGAGCTTGACGATCATCTGCGCGAGGTCATTGTAAAGAAGACGCAAGCCGATCTGGGAACCAACGTCGTTCTGCGCGAGCACATCGACACGTCCCTGATCGGCGGCATACTGATGAGTGCGAACGGCAAGCGAATCGACGCAAGCGTCCTGTCGCAGCTGGAAAACGCTCGCAACGTGCTCAAACTATCAACAGATGGAGGTGAATGCTAG
- the atpF gene encoding F0F1 ATP synthase subunit B, with product MKEQARRTGTRIGFGAVAAGGLTLASPALAFASEGESAGISAILPDMAEFIPMLIGFIVIAVVLLKFGWPKFEGMLEKREELIKDSLEKSEQARIESERVLEEYKRQLEEAKGQAAQIVADAKKTGEAVKADITEKAQTEAAAMIEKAHAAIEAEKKGAIAELQGSVADLSVAVASRLVGEDLNDDEHRKIIERYVNEAGSFNAN from the coding sequence GTGAAAGAACAAGCGAGAAGAACGGGGACCCGCATCGGGTTCGGCGCGGTCGCCGCAGGCGGCTTGACGCTCGCTTCCCCCGCGCTCGCGTTCGCGTCAGAAGGCGAGTCGGCCGGCATCTCGGCGATCCTGCCGGACATGGCGGAGTTCATCCCCATGCTCATCGGGTTCATCGTGATCGCCGTCGTGCTGCTCAAGTTCGGCTGGCCGAAGTTCGAGGGCATGCTGGAGAAGCGCGAGGAGCTCATCAAGGACTCCCTCGAGAAGTCCGAGCAGGCCCGTATCGAAAGCGAGCGCGTGCTCGAGGAGTACAAGCGCCAGCTGGAAGAGGCGAAGGGCCAGGCCGCGCAGATCGTCGCCGACGCCAAGAAGACCGGCGAGGCCGTGAAGGCCGACATCACCGAGAAGGCGCAGACCGAGGCCGCCGCGATGATCGAGAAGGCGCACGCCGCCATCGAGGCGGAGAAGAAGGGGGCCATCGCCGAGCTTCAGGGCTCCGTGGCCGACCTGTCCGTCGCCGTCGCGTCCCGCCTGGTGGGCGAGGACCTGAACGACGACGAGCACCGCAAGATCATCGAGCGCTACGTGAACGAGGCGGGCAGTTTCAATGCCAACTAA
- the atpE gene encoding ATP synthase F0 subunit C translates to MEITLAALKLVGYGLATFGPGLGIGIACYGCCMATARQPELQGRLFTNFIIGAALAEALALIGFVLAFIV, encoded by the coding sequence GTGGAAATTACACTCGCTGCCTTGAAGCTCGTGGGCTACGGCCTGGCCACGTTCGGCCCCGGTCTGGGCATCGGCATCGCCTGCTACGGCTGCTGCATGGCCACCGCGCGCCAGCCTGAACTGCAGGGCCGTCTGTTCACCAACTTCATCATCGGCGCCGCTCTCGCCGAGGCCCTCGCCCTCATCGGCTTCGTGCTCGCCTTCATCGTGTAA
- the atpB gene encoding F0F1 ATP synthase subunit A, with translation MNPLDTLAEEIPHLQASFDPAFVFGGGGFGLTQYIFWMIICLAITLIVILAASKRLTLVPSNKFTSMVEYGYEFVRRDMGESAIGQGFKRHVPFLATLFFFILISNFVGLIPGCKTPTGSISVTWALAIISFVYFNYWGVKAHGGWGYIKSIAPSGLPKVMVPVIWFFEFLSMVLRALTLAVRLYGNMFAGHMVLGIFALAASVFIGAAIQGAGAIYGGVSVAWLLFLIAMYALEVLVAFLQAYVFTILSAVYISLATSEH, from the coding sequence GTGAACCCTCTTGATACCCTTGCGGAGGAGATTCCTCATCTCCAGGCGTCGTTCGATCCGGCATTCGTGTTCGGCGGCGGCGGCTTCGGGCTGACCCAGTACATTTTCTGGATGATCATCTGCCTCGCCATCACGCTCATCGTGATCCTCGCGGCCAGCAAGCGCCTCACCCTCGTCCCGTCCAACAAGTTCACGAGCATGGTCGAGTACGGCTACGAGTTCGTGCGCCGCGACATGGGCGAGAGCGCCATCGGGCAGGGCTTCAAGCGCCACGTGCCCTTCCTGGCCACGCTGTTCTTCTTCATCCTCATCTCGAACTTCGTGGGGCTCATCCCCGGGTGCAAGACGCCCACGGGCTCCATCAGCGTCACCTGGGCGCTCGCCATCATCTCGTTCGTCTACTTCAACTACTGGGGCGTGAAGGCCCACGGCGGCTGGGGCTACATCAAGTCCATCGCCCCGTCGGGACTGCCGAAGGTCATGGTGCCCGTCATCTGGTTCTTCGAATTCCTCTCCATGGTGCTGCGCGCGCTCACGCTTGCCGTGCGACTCTACGGCAACATGTTCGCCGGCCACATGGTGCTCGGCATCTTCGCGCTGGCCGCGAGCGTCTTCATCGGCGCCGCCATCCAGGGCGCCGGCGCCATCTACGGCGGCGTCTCGGTCGCGTGGCTTCTGTTCCTCATCGCCATGTACGCGCTCGAGGTGCTCGTCGCCTTCCTTCAGGCCTACGTGTTCACCATCCTTTCGGCGGTGTACATCTCGCTGGCCACGTCCGAGCACTAA
- a CDS encoding cytidine/deoxycytidylate deaminase family protein, whose protein sequence is MTEHIDHRPSWDEYFMKLANEVATRTTCMRRGVGAVIVKDRRILATGYNGVPTGLRHCSETGCLRQELGVPSGQRHEICRGLHAEQNAIIQAARYGINITGASIYINTQPCVVCAKMLINAGIEEIVYQNPYPDELAMSMLQEAGMKLRVFEG, encoded by the coding sequence ATGACCGAGCACATCGACCACCGTCCCAGCTGGGACGAGTATTTCATGAAGCTGGCGAACGAAGTCGCCACGCGCACCACCTGCATGCGCCGCGGGGTGGGGGCCGTCATCGTGAAGGACCGCCGCATCCTGGCCACGGGCTACAACGGCGTGCCCACGGGCCTGCGCCACTGCTCCGAGACGGGCTGTCTGCGCCAGGAGCTCGGCGTGCCCAGCGGCCAGCGCCACGAGATCTGCCGCGGCCTGCACGCCGAGCAGAACGCCATCATCCAGGCGGCGCGCTACGGCATCAACATCACGGGCGCGTCCATCTACATCAACACCCAGCCGTGCGTGGTGTGCGCCAAGATGCTCATCAACGCCGGCATCGAGGAGATCGTCTACCAGAACCCGTACCCCGACGAGCTGGCCATGTCCATGCTCCAGGAAGCCGGCATGAAGCTGCGCGTCTTCGAAGGCTAG
- the upp gene encoding uracil phosphoribosyltransferase, with the protein MTKHYDRVTVVDHPMVQHKLSKLRNKATSSKDFRALVRELAMFEGYEATRDLALEDVEVETPICKTTCKQVAGKKMVIVPILRAGLGMVEGLQELMPSTFVGHLGMYRDPETHEPHEYYAKLPDSIAQRDVLVVDPMLATGGSATAAIHYLREQGVKNVKLVVLVAAPVGIETVLAADPDVQIYTCAIDECLNDHAYIVPGLGDAGDRIFGTK; encoded by the coding sequence ATGACCAAGCACTACGACCGCGTCACCGTCGTCGACCATCCCATGGTGCAGCACAAGCTGTCGAAGCTGCGCAACAAGGCCACCTCGTCGAAGGACTTCCGCGCCCTCGTGCGCGAGCTGGCCATGTTCGAGGGCTACGAGGCCACGCGCGATCTGGCCCTCGAGGACGTGGAGGTGGAAACGCCCATCTGCAAGACCACGTGCAAGCAGGTGGCCGGCAAGAAGATGGTGATCGTGCCCATCCTGCGCGCGGGCCTCGGCATGGTGGAGGGCCTGCAAGAGCTCATGCCCTCCACGTTCGTCGGGCACCTCGGCATGTACCGCGACCCCGAGACGCATGAGCCGCACGAATACTACGCGAAGCTGCCCGACAGCATCGCCCAGCGCGACGTGCTCGTGGTGGACCCGATGCTGGCCACCGGCGGCTCGGCCACCGCGGCCATCCACTACCTGCGCGAGCAGGGCGTGAAGAACGTGAAGCTGGTGGTGCTCGTGGCCGCCCCCGTCGGCATCGAGACCGTTCTCGCCGCCGACCCGGACGTCCAGATCTACACCTGCGCCATCGACGAGTGCCTGAACGACCACGCCTACATAGTCCCCGGCCTCGGCGACGCCGGCGACCGCATCTTCGGCACGAAGTAG
- the glyA gene encoding serine hydroxymethyltransferase, translating into MPLTYLPEQDPVVADALRAELARERDSVELIASENFTSPAVMEAVGSVLTNKYAEGYPRKRYYGGCEKVDIVEDLARERAYALFGAGFANVQPHCGANANLGAYEALIELGDTVLGMSLAEGGHLTHGSPVNFSGRHYRFASYGVDPETETIDYDEVERIAKEVRPKLIVAGASAYPRIIDFERMAAIAKEVDAYFMVDMAHIAGLVAAGAHPSPVPHADVVTSTSHKTLRGPRGGFILSNDEDIAKRVDKAVFPGSQGGPLMHVIAGKAVAFNEAAQPSYKDYIARVVENAARLGQGMMDGGLRLVSGGTDNHLCLVDLTPADVTGKDAEKLLESVGLTVNKNSIPNEPRSPFVTSGIRVGSAAATTRGFTADDFYEVGQLIAATVFNAESDAKLADIRTKVDALLAAHPLYPELDY; encoded by the coding sequence ATGCCCTTGACCTACCTGCCCGAGCAAGATCCCGTCGTCGCCGACGCCCTACGAGCGGAGCTCGCCCGCGAGCGCGACTCGGTGGAGCTCATCGCGTCGGAGAACTTCACGTCGCCCGCCGTCATGGAGGCCGTGGGCAGCGTGCTCACGAACAAGTACGCCGAGGGCTACCCGCGCAAGCGCTACTACGGCGGCTGCGAGAAGGTGGACATCGTGGAGGACCTCGCCCGCGAGCGCGCCTACGCCCTGTTCGGCGCCGGCTTCGCCAACGTGCAGCCCCACTGCGGCGCGAACGCGAACCTGGGCGCGTACGAGGCGCTCATCGAGCTCGGCGACACGGTGCTCGGCATGAGCCTGGCCGAGGGCGGCCACCTCACGCACGGCTCGCCGGTGAACTTCTCGGGCCGCCACTACCGCTTCGCCAGCTACGGCGTGGACCCCGAGACCGAGACCATCGACTACGACGAGGTCGAGCGCATCGCCAAGGAGGTGCGCCCGAAGCTCATCGTGGCCGGCGCGTCGGCCTACCCGCGCATCATCGACTTCGAGCGCATGGCCGCCATCGCGAAGGAAGTGGACGCGTACTTCATGGTGGACATGGCCCACATCGCCGGCCTCGTGGCCGCGGGCGCGCACCCCAGCCCCGTGCCGCACGCCGACGTGGTCACCTCCACCAGCCACAAGACCCTGCGCGGCCCGCGCGGCGGTTTCATCCTGAGCAACGACGAGGACATCGCCAAGCGCGTGGACAAGGCCGTGTTCCCCGGCTCTCAGGGCGGCCCGCTCATGCACGTCATCGCCGGCAAGGCCGTCGCGTTCAACGAGGCCGCGCAGCCCTCGTACAAGGACTACATCGCCCGCGTGGTGGAGAACGCCGCGCGCCTCGGCCAGGGCATGATGGACGGCGGCCTGCGCCTCGTGTCGGGCGGCACCGACAACCACCTGTGCCTCGTGGACCTCACGCCCGCCGACGTCACCGGCAAGGACGCCGAGAAGCTCTTGGAGAGCGTCGGCCTCACGGTGAACAAGAACTCCATCCCCAACGAGCCGCGCAGCCCCTTCGTCACGAGCGGCATCCGCGTGGGCTCCGCCGCGGCCACCACACGCGGCTTCACGGCCGATGACTTCTACGAGGTGGGCCAGCTCATCGCCGCCACGGTGTTCAACGCCGAAAGCGACGCCAAGCTCGCCGACATCCGCACGAAGGTGGACGCCCTGCTCGCCGCCCACCCGCTGTACCCCGAGCTGGACTACTAA
- the rpiB gene encoding ribose 5-phosphate isomerase B: MKISIASDHAGFEQKQALVDYLAAQGHDVIDRGPDTDDRVDYPDYAALVARDVTGGTAERGVLVCGTGIGMAVAANKIDGIRAANVTSPLFAALAREHNDANVVAVSGRFVDEAVNREILDAFMNTAFGGGRHAGRVEKIAALEGE, translated from the coding sequence ATGAAGATCAGCATCGCAAGCGACCACGCCGGATTCGAGCAGAAGCAGGCGCTCGTCGATTACCTGGCGGCCCAGGGCCACGACGTGATCGACCGCGGCCCGGACACCGACGACCGCGTCGACTACCCCGACTACGCCGCCCTCGTGGCGCGCGACGTGACGGGCGGCACTGCCGAGCGCGGCGTGCTCGTGTGCGGCACGGGCATCGGCATGGCCGTGGCCGCCAACAAGATCGACGGCATCCGCGCCGCCAACGTGACGAGCCCGCTGTTCGCCGCCCTCGCGCGCGAACACAACGACGCGAACGTCGTCGCCGTGTCGGGTCGCTTCGTCGACGAGGCCGTGAACCGCGAGATCCTCGACGCCTTCATGAACACCGCCTTCGGCGGCGGCCGCCACGCCGGCCGCGTCGAGAAGATCGCCGCCCTCGAAGGCGAGTAG